A section of the Gloeobacter violaceus PCC 7421 genome encodes:
- a CDS encoding fatty acyl-AMP ligase — translation MATATRTADNLVEALRRWASVRSARNAYTWEGESAGAVRLTFFEIDRLARAIAARLQQSNLRGRRAVLLYPPGLEFVAAFMGCLYAGVTAVPAHSPRPRRPAPKLQAILADAGVTAVLTTAASLARSDQWTTQNPQLAGLQWLATDNLGTDLADTWQECTFSKDSLAFLQYTSGSTGHPKGVMITHGNLLHNQRMVEGAFGHSDETIFAGWLPLFHDMGLIGNVLQPLHLGIPCVLMSPVDFVQKPRRWLEAITRHRATTSGGPNFAYDLCVRKVSAEQREGLDLSSWRVAFNGAEPVRAHTLQAFAAAFAGCGFRAKAFYPCYGLAEATLFVTGGLFQTPAVVRSVAAAALEQDRVVPAAEDDPGSRLLVGCGRPWLGQEVVIADPTNLTLCPPAQVGEIWVAGPSVARGYWNRPAETAATFGARLAGTGAGPFLRTGDLGFIEGGELFVTGRLKDLIIIRGANHYPQDIEASVENCHRALRPGCGAAFAVEFDGEERLVVVQELERQLPQALDFEEVLSSIRQAVAARHGLHVDTAALIKTGSIPKTSSGKIQRRTCRSQFLDGTLPVLYAGGRSPMPPAGRPSV, via the coding sequence ATGGCGACAGCAACCCGGACGGCCGACAACCTGGTCGAGGCCCTCAGGCGGTGGGCTTCCGTGCGCTCCGCCCGGAACGCTTACACCTGGGAAGGGGAGAGCGCCGGAGCTGTGCGACTGACGTTCTTTGAAATCGATCGCCTGGCCAGGGCGATCGCCGCCAGGCTGCAGCAGTCGAACTTGCGCGGACGACGGGCGGTGCTGCTCTATCCGCCGGGGCTGGAATTTGTGGCGGCCTTTATGGGGTGCCTGTACGCCGGTGTAACGGCAGTTCCGGCCCACTCCCCGCGGCCGCGCCGCCCGGCGCCGAAGCTCCAGGCCATCCTGGCGGACGCTGGGGTGACGGCGGTGCTGACGACCGCAGCTTCCCTGGCCCGCAGCGATCAGTGGACCACCCAGAATCCCCAACTGGCCGGGTTGCAATGGCTGGCCACCGACAACCTCGGCACCGATCTGGCCGACACCTGGCAGGAGTGCACTTTCTCCAAGGACAGCCTCGCGTTTTTGCAGTACACCTCCGGATCGACAGGCCATCCGAAGGGGGTAATGATCACCCACGGCAACTTGCTGCACAACCAGCGGATGGTCGAAGGCGCCTTCGGGCACAGCGACGAGACGATCTTCGCGGGCTGGCTGCCGCTCTTTCACGACATGGGACTAATCGGCAACGTGCTGCAGCCGCTCCACCTGGGTATCCCCTGTGTCTTGATGTCACCGGTGGATTTTGTGCAGAAGCCGCGCCGCTGGCTCGAAGCGATCACCCGCCACCGCGCCACCACCAGCGGCGGGCCGAACTTTGCCTACGACCTGTGCGTGCGCAAGGTGTCGGCTGAGCAGCGCGAGGGGCTCGATCTGAGCAGTTGGCGCGTGGCCTTCAACGGAGCGGAGCCGGTGCGCGCCCACACCCTCCAGGCGTTTGCTGCCGCCTTCGCCGGGTGTGGATTTCGGGCGAAGGCGTTCTATCCTTGCTACGGCCTGGCGGAGGCCACCCTGTTTGTGACAGGTGGTCTTTTTCAGACCCCCGCCGTCGTGCGCAGCGTCGCCGCCGCCGCCCTTGAGCAAGACAGGGTCGTGCCCGCCGCCGAGGACGATCCCGGCAGCCGCCTGCTGGTGGGTTGCGGACGACCCTGGTTGGGGCAGGAGGTGGTGATCGCCGATCCGACGAATTTGACGCTCTGCCCCCCCGCGCAGGTGGGTGAAATCTGGGTTGCAGGGCCGAGTGTCGCCCGGGGCTACTGGAACCGGCCCGCCGAAACCGCAGCGACTTTCGGCGCCCGTCTGGCCGGCACGGGTGCCGGGCCATTCCTGCGCACGGGCGATCTCGGGTTTATCGAGGGCGGGGAGTTGTTCGTCACCGGCCGCCTCAAGGACTTGATCATCATTCGGGGGGCGAACCATTACCCCCAGGACATCGAAGCATCGGTGGAAAATTGTCACCGGGCCTTGCGCCCGGGCTGTGGGGCGGCTTTTGCCGTCGAATTCGACGGCGAAGAACGGCTGGTGGTCGTCCAGGAACTCGAACGACAGCTTCCCCAAGCGCTGGATTTCGAAGAAGTGCTCAGCAGTATCCGCCAGGCGGTGGCGGCCCGCCACGGGCTGCACGTCGATACGGCCGCGCTGATCAAAACCGGCTCCATCCCCAAGACCTCCAGCGGCAAAATCCAGCGCCGCACCTGCCGTAGCCAGTTTCTCGACGGGACGCTGCCGGTGCTCTACGCCGGGGGCAGAAGCCCGATGCCGCCTGCGGGGCGCCCGAGTGTCTGA
- a CDS encoding zinc-dependent alcohol dehydrogenase family protein encodes MQKVIVEAFGGVERLHLAALPDPCPTGQQVLVRLTSIGMNHADLMARRGEYRLSSGEPPFTPGLEGGGYIEAVGPAVHDRHVGQRVLLSLDAPVHPEGRVGTYGTHYLTSAAQTVIAPDALPDQLLGALWLAYLTAWSCLIWRQGLRAGQVVLLPAASSSVAIAAAQIVRHHGGVAIGTTTSALKCEKLQAMGESAYAQIVCTGERQWRKQVKKLTDNRGVDVVFDPVGAGPLLQSAIHLLAEGGTIWIYGLLGKPDVLDVTPLIRKRAALRGWLLDELSALGSEPVQRAYQHVLDRFADGTYALPIAGIFPLRDVREAHARMERGAHIGKFILVP; translated from the coding sequence ATGCAAAAAGTAATCGTCGAAGCGTTTGGGGGGGTCGAGCGGCTGCACCTGGCCGCCTTGCCCGACCCCTGCCCGACCGGGCAGCAGGTGCTGGTGCGGCTGACCAGCATCGGCATGAACCACGCCGACTTGATGGCGCGCCGCGGCGAGTACCGGCTTTCTTCAGGAGAGCCGCCCTTCACCCCCGGCCTGGAAGGTGGCGGCTACATCGAGGCTGTCGGGCCCGCAGTGCACGACCGGCACGTCGGCCAACGGGTGCTGCTCAGCCTCGACGCGCCGGTCCACCCTGAGGGCCGGGTCGGAACCTACGGCACGCACTACTTGACGAGCGCCGCACAGACGGTGATTGCCCCCGACGCCCTGCCCGACCAGCTGCTGGGGGCGCTCTGGCTGGCGTACCTGACGGCCTGGAGTTGTCTTATCTGGCGCCAGGGCCTCAGAGCCGGTCAAGTGGTGCTGTTGCCCGCCGCGAGCAGCAGCGTCGCCATCGCCGCCGCCCAGATCGTCCGCCACCATGGCGGCGTGGCGATCGGCACCACGACCAGCGCCCTCAAGTGCGAAAAGCTGCAGGCGATGGGCGAATCCGCCTACGCCCAGATCGTGTGCACCGGCGAGCGCCAGTGGCGCAAGCAGGTCAAAAAGCTCACCGACAACCGCGGCGTCGATGTGGTCTTCGACCCCGTGGGGGCCGGGCCGTTGTTGCAATCGGCGATCCACCTGCTCGCGGAGGGCGGAACGATCTGGATCTACGGCCTGCTGGGCAAACCGGACGTGCTGGATGTCACACCGCTGATTCGCAAGCGCGCCGCCCTGCGCGGGTGGCTGCTCGACGAATTGAGCGCCCTGGGAAGCGAGCCGGTGCAAAGGGCCTACCAACACGTTCTCGATCGGTTTGCAGATGGTACCTACGCGCTGCCGATAGCGGGAATCTTCCCGCTGCGGGACGTCCGCGAAGCCCACGCGCGGATGGAGCGGGGCGCACACATCGGCAAGTTCATCCTGGTGCCCTGA
- a CDS encoding acyl-CoA desaturase, with protein sequence MSSPFERAMQSNPPASPLPWQKTIIKSTAAVRNAQRMHALAILSLPAVATAAAAAIALRSGLGLLELGLFLGMYTLTMVGGITVGFHRHFTHCAFQAHPVIRVLLAVLGSMACEGPLIYWVSNHRRHHQYSDRPGDVHSPYIRAQTPLGGLRGFWHAHIGWTFDHDLTNATIFARDLIRDPLIARVSRLYYLWAALGLLLPALLGAWWTRDTNGALLGLLWGGGVRLFCSYHFTNSINSVTHLFGSRPFETGERSTNNPWLALPTGGESWHNNHHAFPNSAVFGLQPWQPDPGAWLIRLLEKLGLAREVKVPSQALIAAKAVRPQPTRSHAG encoded by the coding sequence ATGTCATCGCCCTTCGAGCGCGCCATGCAGAGCAATCCGCCTGCCAGTCCGCTCCCCTGGCAAAAGACGATCATCAAAAGCACCGCCGCCGTGCGCAACGCCCAGCGGATGCACGCGCTGGCCATTCTGTCGCTGCCTGCCGTCGCCACGGCGGCGGCGGCGGCAATCGCCCTGCGCTCGGGCCTTGGGCTCTTGGAATTGGGGCTGTTTTTGGGGATGTACACCCTGACGATGGTGGGGGGGATCACCGTCGGCTTCCACCGGCATTTCACCCACTGCGCCTTTCAGGCGCACCCTGTCATCCGCGTACTGCTCGCCGTCCTCGGTTCGATGGCCTGCGAAGGTCCGCTCATCTATTGGGTCAGCAACCACCGGCGGCACCACCAGTACAGCGATCGCCCGGGTGACGTGCACTCGCCCTACATCAGGGCGCAAACGCCGTTGGGCGGCCTGCGGGGATTCTGGCACGCCCACATCGGCTGGACGTTCGATCACGACCTGACCAACGCCACCATCTTCGCGCGCGATCTGATCCGCGATCCGCTCATCGCCCGCGTCAGCAGGCTCTACTACCTGTGGGCGGCCCTGGGGTTGCTCCTCCCGGCGCTGCTCGGAGCCTGGTGGACCCGGGATACAAACGGTGCGCTGCTTGGCTTGCTCTGGGGGGGTGGGGTGCGGTTGTTTTGTTCCTATCACTTCACCAACAGCATCAACTCGGTGACGCATCTGTTCGGCAGCCGGCCCTTCGAGACCGGCGAGCGCAGCACCAACAACCCCTGGTTGGCGCTGCCGACCGGCGGGGAGTCCTGGCACAACAACCACCACGCCTTTCCCAACTCGGCGGTATTCGGGCTCCAACCGTGGCAACCCGACCCCGGAGCCTGGCTGATTCGCTTGCTCGAAAAGCTGGGTCTCGCCCGAGAAGTCAAGGTGCCTTCCCAGGCGCTGATCGCCGCCAAGGCGGTGCGCCCACAGCCAACCCGTTCGCACGCAGGTTAA